A region from the Simiduia sp. 21SJ11W-1 genome encodes:
- the metH gene encoding methionine synthase, producing MPANRSVLLREALKDRILVLDGGMGTLIQSHKLQEADYRGERFADYTQDLAGNNDLLSLTQPDIIGDIHKAYFEAGADIIETNTFNATQISQADYGLEALVWELNQGAAALARRIADEFTAKNPAKPRFVAGVLGPTSRTCSISPDVNDPGARNVTFDELVENYLEATDGLVKGGADIILIETIFDTLNAKAAVFAVKTYFDREGLELPIMISGTITDASGRTLSGQTTEAFYNSLAHARPLSIGLNCALGAKELRPYVKELSRVANCLVSAHPNAGLPNEFGEYDETPEEMVAVVEEFAASGFLNIIGGCCGTSPAHIQAIARAVAKYPPRALPDIEPACRLAGLEPFNITRDSLFVNVGERCNVTGSAKFKRLIVDEDYNTALEVALEQVQNGAQVIDINMDEGMLDAQAAMVRFLNLIAGEPDIARVPIMVDSSKWEIIEAGLKCVQGKPLVNSISLKEGEAEFIERANLCRLYGAAVVVMAFDEQGQADTAERKIEICQRSYDVLVNKVGFPPEDIIFDPNIFAVATGIEEHNNYAVDFINATRWIRQNLPHAGVSGGVSNVSFSFRGNNPVREAIHSVFLYHAIQGGLNMGIVNAGQLAVYDDLPKELRDTVEDVILNRTPEATEALLAIADKYKGDGSAGPKKEDLAWRELPINKRIEHSLVKGISAFIEEDTELARQAATKPIDVIEGPLMDGMNVVGDLFGAGKMFLPQVVKSARVMKQAVAYLNPYIEAEKQVGAKPNGKILMATVKGDVHDIGKNIVGVVLQCNNFEVVDLGVMVPCEKILQTALDEKCDIIGLSGLITPSLDEMVTVAREMERQGINLPLMIGGATTSKAHTAVKIEPQFKRDQVVYVADASRAVGIASQLLSDEHKPKLVEKVKAEYEAVRIRNAGRKARGTVLPYPDAVNAGLKLDWDTYTPPVPAFTGTRIFDDYPLKELIETIDWTPFFISWDLAGKYPKILQDEVVGEAARNLFEDAQAMLKRIVDEKLLKARAVVGFWPANQVNNDDIALFTDENRTETQATLHHIRQQNKKPGDIHPNLSLADFVAPVGHKDYVGGFVVTAGIGAEELAKEFEAAHDDYSAIMVKALADRLAEAFAEHMHRRVRKEFWGYAPDENLANEDLIKEAYQGIRPAPGYPACPDHTEKGTLFKVLDATNATGVELTEHFAMYPTAAVSGWYFSHPSSRYFNTGKISKDQVESLAARKQMPLADAERWLQPVLDYDPQ from the coding sequence ATGCCTGCTAATAGATCTGTCCTACTACGTGAAGCACTTAAAGACCGAATCCTCGTTTTGGACGGAGGCATGGGCACGCTTATTCAATCCCATAAGCTGCAAGAAGCCGATTACCGCGGCGAGCGCTTTGCCGACTACACACAGGATCTGGCAGGCAATAACGACCTGCTAAGCCTCACCCAGCCAGACATCATTGGCGATATTCACAAGGCCTACTTTGAAGCCGGTGCAGACATAATTGAAACCAACACCTTCAACGCCACCCAAATCTCCCAGGCAGACTATGGCCTGGAGGCACTGGTTTGGGAGCTCAATCAGGGTGCAGCCGCGCTCGCGCGCCGCATTGCCGATGAATTTACCGCCAAAAACCCGGCCAAACCGCGCTTTGTAGCAGGTGTATTGGGGCCAACTTCGCGCACCTGCTCTATTTCGCCGGATGTAAACGACCCGGGCGCGCGCAACGTCACCTTTGATGAACTGGTTGAAAACTACCTGGAGGCCACCGACGGCCTGGTAAAAGGTGGGGCCGATATTATTTTGATAGAAACCATCTTCGATACCTTAAACGCCAAAGCCGCGGTATTTGCCGTAAAAACCTATTTCGACCGCGAAGGCCTTGAACTGCCCATTATGATCTCGGGCACCATTACCGATGCCTCGGGGCGCACCCTTTCAGGCCAGACCACCGAGGCCTTTTACAACTCGCTGGCCCACGCCAGGCCGCTATCAATCGGCCTTAACTGCGCCCTCGGCGCCAAAGAGCTGCGGCCCTACGTAAAGGAACTCTCACGGGTGGCCAACTGCCTGGTATCGGCACACCCCAATGCCGGCCTGCCCAACGAGTTTGGCGAATACGATGAAACGCCGGAAGAAATGGTGGCCGTGGTTGAAGAGTTTGCCGCCAGCGGCTTTTTAAACATTATTGGCGGTTGTTGCGGCACCTCGCCTGCGCACATTCAGGCCATTGCGCGCGCCGTTGCGAAATACCCGCCACGCGCCCTGCCCGACATAGAGCCCGCCTGCCGGCTGGCGGGGCTTGAGCCCTTTAACATCACTCGCGATTCACTGTTTGTGAACGTGGGCGAGCGCTGTAACGTGACGGGCTCGGCCAAGTTCAAGCGCCTGATTGTTGACGAGGATTACAACACTGCACTGGAAGTGGCGCTTGAGCAGGTGCAAAACGGCGCGCAGGTGATCGACATCAACATGGACGAAGGCATGCTCGATGCCCAGGCCGCTATGGTGCGCTTTCTGAACCTGATAGCCGGCGAGCCGGATATCGCGCGGGTGCCCATCATGGTGGATTCCTCCAAGTGGGAAATCATAGAAGCCGGCCTTAAATGCGTGCAGGGCAAGCCACTGGTGAACTCCATCAGCCTGAAAGAAGGCGAAGCCGAGTTTATAGAGCGCGCTAACCTTTGCCGCCTGTACGGCGCAGCCGTAGTGGTCATGGCCTTTGATGAACAGGGCCAGGCCGATACCGCCGAGCGCAAAATCGAGATTTGCCAGCGCTCCTACGACGTGCTGGTAAACAAAGTGGGCTTCCCGCCGGAAGACATCATCTTCGACCCGAACATCTTCGCGGTGGCCACAGGTATTGAAGAACACAACAACTACGCAGTAGATTTCATTAACGCCACCCGCTGGATTCGCCAAAATCTACCCCACGCAGGGGTTTCGGGCGGCGTGTCGAATGTGTCTTTCTCGTTCCGGGGTAATAACCCGGTGCGCGAGGCCATTCACTCGGTGTTCTTGTACCACGCCATCCAGGGGGGCCTGAACATGGGCATTGTGAATGCCGGCCAGCTGGCGGTGTATGACGACCTGCCAAAAGAGCTGCGCGACACCGTTGAAGATGTAATCCTCAACCGCACGCCCGAGGCCACCGAGGCCCTGCTGGCCATTGCCGACAAATACAAAGGCGATGGCAGCGCAGGCCCCAAAAAAGAAGACCTCGCCTGGCGCGAACTGCCTATCAACAAGCGCATAGAGCACTCATTGGTAAAAGGCATTTCGGCGTTTATTGAAGAAGACACAGAGCTCGCCCGCCAAGCCGCCACCAAGCCCATTGATGTAATTGAAGGGCCCTTGATGGATGGCATGAATGTGGTAGGCGACCTGTTCGGCGCCGGTAAAATGTTCCTGCCGCAAGTGGTGAAGTCAGCCCGCGTGATGAAGCAGGCAGTGGCCTACCTCAACCCCTACATTGAGGCCGAGAAACAGGTGGGCGCCAAGCCCAACGGCAAAATTCTCATGGCCACCGTAAAAGGCGACGTACACGACATCGGCAAAAACATCGTGGGCGTGGTATTGCAGTGCAATAACTTCGAAGTGGTTGACCTGGGCGTAATGGTGCCCTGCGAGAAGATTTTGCAAACCGCGCTGGATGAAAAGTGCGACATTATCGGCCTGTCTGGCCTGATTACGCCTTCACTGGATGAAATGGTCACCGTGGCCCGAGAAATGGAGCGCCAGGGCATCAACCTGCCCTTGATGATTGGCGGCGCCACCACCTCTAAAGCCCACACAGCCGTTAAGATCGAGCCGCAGTTCAAGCGCGACCAAGTGGTATACGTGGCCGATGCCTCCCGCGCCGTGGGCATTGCCAGCCAGCTGCTCTCGGATGAGCACAAGCCAAAACTCGTAGAGAAGGTAAAGGCCGAGTACGAAGCGGTGCGAATCCGCAACGCCGGGCGCAAGGCCCGTGGCACGGTACTGCCCTACCCGGATGCCGTTAATGCAGGCCTGAAGCTCGACTGGGACACCTACACCCCGCCCGTGCCCGCCTTTACCGGTACCCGCATATTCGATGACTATCCGCTTAAAGAGCTTATTGAAACCATCGACTGGACGCCCTTTTTCATCAGCTGGGATTTGGCCGGCAAGTACCCGAAGATCCTGCAAGACGAAGTGGTGGGTGAAGCCGCGCGCAACCTCTTTGAAGACGCCCAGGCCATGCTTAAGCGCATCGTGGACGAAAAACTGCTCAAAGCGCGGGCGGTGGTGGGCTTTTGGCCTGCAAATCAGGTAAACAACGACGATATCGCCCTGTTTACCGATGAAAACCGCACCGAAACACAGGCCACCTTGCACCATATTCGCCAGCAAAACAAAAAGCCGGGTGACATTCACCCCAACCTCTCATTGGCAGATTTTGTAGCCCCCGTAGGCCATAAGGACTACGTGGGCGGCTTTGTAGTAACCGCAGGCATTGGCGCCGAGGAACTTGCCAAGGAGTTTGAGGCGGCCCACGATGACTACAGCGCCATTATGGTTAAAGCACTGGCAGACCGGCTTGCAGAGGCCTTTGCCGAGCACATGCACCGCCGGGTGCGCAAGGAATTCTGGGGCTATGCACCCGATGAAAACCTCGCCAACGAAGACCTCATCAAAGAGGCGTACCAAGGCATACGCCCGGCACCCGGCTACCCCGCCTGCCCAGACCACACAGAAAAAGGCACCCTGTTTAAGGTACTCGATGCCACCAATGCCACGGGCGTTGAGCTCACCGAACACTTTGCCATGTACCCGACCGCCGCTGTGTCTGGCTGGTATTTTTCGCACCCCAGCAGCCGCTATTTCAACACCGGCAAAATCAGCAAAGATCAGGTTGAAAGCCTGGCCGCGCGCAAACAAATGCCACTGGCTGATGCAGAGCGCTGGTTGCAGCCGGTACTGGATTACGACCCCCAATAG
- the nfuA gene encoding Fe-S biogenesis protein NfuA translates to MVNVNITESAQKYLRELLEKQNTPGIAIRMFVSSPGTPQAETCIAYSRPGDDRDADVPVEYEGFTAYFEERSLPYLDEAKVDYSPDKMGGQLTIRAPNSKMPKISDDSPLEDKINYVLYNEVNPGLASHGGVVSLSHISDDMYAVLKFGGGCQGCSAVDITLKEGVEKTLVGKIPELKGVRDMTDHTDKSNAYY, encoded by the coding sequence ATGGTAAACGTCAACATTACGGAATCTGCTCAGAAGTATTTGCGCGAACTGCTCGAAAAGCAGAACACCCCCGGCATTGCCATTCGCATGTTTGTGTCTAGCCCCGGAACGCCGCAGGCCGAAACCTGTATCGCCTACTCGCGCCCGGGCGACGACCGCGATGCCGACGTGCCTGTTGAGTATGAAGGCTTTACCGCCTACTTCGAAGAGCGCTCGCTGCCATACCTGGATGAGGCCAAGGTGGACTATTCACCAGATAAAATGGGCGGCCAGCTCACCATTCGTGCCCCCAATTCAAAAATGCCCAAGATCTCTGACGATAGCCCCTTGGAAGACAAGATCAACTACGTGCTCTACAACGAGGTAAATCCGGGCCTTGCCTCCCATGGTGGCGTGGTAAGTCTGTCTCACATAAGCGACGACATGTACGCGGTGCTGAAGTTCGGCGGCGGCTGTCAGGGCTGCAGCGCGGTAGACATCACCCTGAAAGAGGGCGTTGAGAAAACACTGGTGGGCAAGATCCCAGAGCTTAAGGGCGTGCGCGACATGACCGACCACACAGACAAGAGTAATGCCTATTACTGA
- a CDS encoding DUF2970 domain-containing protein: MQPKPQLKPREESEDSRKPNALSIMLSTFAAAFGVQSKRNQERDFNGGNIYHYIAAGVIFTLMFIGVMALIVHTVLKNSGL; encoded by the coding sequence ATGCAACCCAAGCCGCAATTAAAGCCCCGCGAAGAAAGTGAAGATTCACGCAAACCCAATGCACTAAGCATCATGCTAAGCACCTTTGCGGCCGCTTTCGGAGTCCAAAGCAAGCGTAATCAGGAGCGGGATTTTAACGGCGGCAACATTTATCACTACATTGCCGCCGGTGTGATTTTTACGCTGATGTTTATCGGGGTGATGGCACTTATCGTGCACACTGTGCTTAAAAATAGCGGTCTGTAA
- a CDS encoding nitrite/sulfite reductase produces MYVYDSYDHHIVRERVAQFRRQTERYLAGDLTDEEFLPLRLQNGLYIQRVAPMLRIAVPYGLLSSRQLRKLAHITREYDKGYAHFTTRQNIQLNWPQLAEVPDILEELAEVEMHAIQTSGNCIRNVTSDQFAGVAPDEITDPRPYCEIIRQWSTFHPEFAFLPRKFKIAVCGSEQDRAAILVHDIGLQLVVNDAGETGFKVYVGGGLGRTPIIGSLIREFLPEADLLSYLEAILRVYNLLGRRDNKFKARIKILVKATGPEAFADKVEQEWAQIRAGETTLTQEEIARAKSFFTLPAYQADAAQDLTSLKAEHKAFARWLERNVRSHKQPGYKAVNLSLKPTGVAPGDVTDQQLEAIAELADTYSFGEVRATHEQNVVLADVREKDLFDVWQKAKANGFATPNIGTLTDMICCPGGDFCSLANAKSIPIAEAIQRRFDDMDYLYDLGDLTLNISGCMNACGHHHVGHIGILGVDKKGEEFYQVQLGGSASNDASLGTVLGPSFGRDDVPDVVQKILDVYVEKRQPEELFLDTYRRIGVQPFKERIYAKAS; encoded by the coding sequence ATGTACGTTTACGACTCCTACGATCACCACATCGTGCGCGAGCGCGTCGCTCAATTCCGCCGTCAAACGGAACGCTATTTAGCCGGCGACCTGACCGACGAAGAATTCCTGCCCTTGCGGTTGCAAAATGGCCTCTATATACAGCGCGTAGCCCCCATGCTCCGCATTGCTGTGCCCTACGGCCTGCTGAGCAGCCGTCAGCTGCGCAAGCTGGCCCACATTACCCGTGAATACGACAAGGGCTATGCGCACTTCACAACCCGCCAGAACATCCAGTTAAACTGGCCCCAGCTTGCCGAGGTGCCAGACATCCTCGAAGAACTGGCCGAAGTGGAAATGCACGCCATTCAAACCAGCGGCAATTGCATTCGCAATGTGACCTCTGACCAGTTTGCAGGTGTAGCGCCCGACGAAATCACAGACCCACGCCCCTACTGCGAGATTATCCGCCAGTGGTCTACCTTCCATCCGGAATTCGCCTTTTTGCCGCGCAAGTTCAAAATTGCGGTGTGCGGCTCTGAGCAAGACCGCGCGGCCATTCTGGTGCACGACATCGGCCTGCAGCTGGTGGTAAATGACGCCGGCGAAACAGGCTTTAAGGTGTATGTGGGCGGCGGTTTGGGGCGCACCCCTATTATCGGCAGCCTGATTCGCGAATTCCTGCCAGAGGCAGATTTGCTCTCCTACCTGGAGGCCATCTTGCGGGTGTATAACCTGCTGGGCCGGCGCGACAACAAATTCAAGGCGCGCATCAAGATTCTGGTTAAAGCCACAGGCCCCGAGGCCTTCGCAGATAAGGTAGAACAGGAGTGGGCACAGATTCGCGCGGGCGAAACCACTCTCACCCAGGAAGAAATTGCCCGGGCGAAATCCTTCTTTACCCTGCCCGCCTATCAAGCAGACGCAGCACAGGATCTAACCAGCCTCAAGGCCGAGCACAAAGCCTTTGCGCGCTGGCTTGAGCGCAACGTGCGCAGCCACAAGCAGCCCGGCTACAAAGCCGTTAACTTGTCGCTCAAACCCACGGGCGTGGCCCCTGGCGATGTGACCGACCAACAGCTGGAGGCCATTGCCGAGCTTGCCGATACCTACAGCTTCGGTGAAGTGCGCGCCACCCACGAGCAAAACGTGGTACTGGCAGATGTGCGCGAGAAAGATTTGTTCGACGTTTGGCAAAAGGCCAAGGCCAACGGCTTTGCCACGCCGAACATCGGCACCTTAACCGATATGATTTGTTGCCCTGGCGGCGACTTCTGTTCGCTGGCCAATGCCAAATCCATCCCCATTGCCGAGGCCATCCAGCGCCGCTTTGACGACATGGATTACCTCTACGATCTGGGTGACCTCACGCTTAACATCTCTGGCTGCATGAACGCCTGTGGCCACCACCACGTAGGCCACATCGGCATTTTAGGTGTTGATAAAAAAGGCGAGGAGTTCTATCAGGTCCAGCTGGGCGGCTCGGCCAGCAACGATGCCTCTTTAGGCACTGTGCTTGGCCCGTCCTTCGGACGTGATGATGTACCCGATGTTGTACAAAAAATCCTGGATGTCTATGTAGAGAAACGCCAGCCCGAAGAGCTGTTTCTAGACACCTACCGCCGCATTGGTGTGCAACCTTTCAAGGAGCGTATTTATGCCAAAGCTAGTTAA
- a CDS encoding MarR family winged helix-turn-helix transcriptional regulator, translating to MSEKDFHLHNSFAFWISRLAQQMQDRLNQQLKTHGLSWQQWAALNVMHHGLAKTPAQVAEHIGADRSTVTRMLDRLERQDLVQREHDGLDRRVVKLHLTESAHTLVKALNKMAETHQAEFLSELPSTEFRGLRGSLVKMLRAGGIEAGNLWRQTS from the coding sequence ATGAGTGAGAAGGATTTTCATCTACACAACAGTTTCGCGTTCTGGATAAGCCGCCTGGCCCAACAGATGCAAGATCGGCTAAACCAGCAATTAAAAACCCACGGCCTTAGCTGGCAACAGTGGGCAGCACTCAATGTAATGCATCACGGCTTGGCCAAAACGCCCGCCCAGGTTGCTGAGCATATTGGCGCTGATCGCTCCACGGTAACCCGCATGTTAGATAGGCTAGAGCGCCAGGATCTGGTGCAGCGCGAGCACGACGGCCTTGATAGACGGGTAGTGAAATTGCACCTTACCGAGAGCGCCCACACACTGGTAAAAGCGCTGAACAAAATGGCTGAAACCCATCAGGCAGAGTTTCTTTCGGAGTTGCCTTCCACAGAGTTTCGGGGCCTGCGCGGCAGCCTTGTGAAAATGCTGCGAGCCGGTGGTATAGAGGCAGGTAATTTGTGGCGCCAAACCAGCTAA
- the sohB gene encoding protease SohB, with product MEFLMEYGLFLAKTVTLVVALGIVIGLLVSAGARGKKDPDGEVEVRRLNDHYDDVKDMMQSALLDEAEYKALQKAEKKKQKLEAKRKKGARKDEQQAEQAAPKRVFVVDFEGDIRASATEALREEITALLSVAKAGDEVVVRLESGGGMVHSYGLAASQLKRITDAGISLTVCVDKVAASGGYMMACVANKILAAPFAIVGSIGVVAQMPNFHRLLKKNDIDFELLTAGEYKRTLTMFGENTDKGRQKFLDELEDVHGLFKRFISVHREKVDVEKVATGEVWFGQQAIDNLLVDDIKTSDEYITAQYADAQVFELRYEQPKSLPQKLGLAAETAFDRVFTKAWQTLTQRFSA from the coding sequence TTGGAATTTTTAATGGAATACGGCCTGTTCTTGGCCAAAACCGTCACCTTAGTCGTGGCCCTTGGTATTGTAATCGGCTTGCTGGTATCTGCCGGAGCCCGCGGTAAAAAAGACCCGGACGGCGAGGTAGAAGTTCGGCGCTTGAACGATCACTACGACGACGTTAAAGACATGATGCAATCGGCACTGTTAGACGAGGCCGAATACAAGGCGCTGCAAAAGGCAGAAAAGAAGAAACAAAAGCTTGAAGCCAAACGCAAGAAGGGTGCCCGCAAAGATGAGCAGCAAGCCGAGCAGGCTGCGCCCAAACGCGTGTTTGTGGTGGATTTTGAAGGCGATATCCGCGCCTCGGCTACAGAGGCGCTGCGCGAGGAAATTACGGCGTTGTTGTCGGTTGCCAAAGCTGGCGACGAGGTGGTGGTACGCCTTGAAAGCGGTGGGGGAATGGTGCATAGCTACGGCCTGGCGGCCAGCCAGCTCAAGCGCATTACTGATGCAGGCATTAGCCTTACGGTATGTGTGGATAAAGTGGCTGCCAGCGGCGGCTACATGATGGCCTGTGTGGCCAATAAAATACTGGCGGCACCCTTTGCCATTGTGGGCTCAATCGGGGTGGTGGCACAAATGCCAAATTTCCACCGGCTGCTCAAAAAGAACGACATAGACTTCGAGCTGCTTACCGCCGGTGAGTACAAGCGCACGCTGACCATGTTCGGTGAGAACACCGATAAGGGCCGCCAGAAGTTTCTGGATGAGCTGGAAGATGTACACGGCTTGTTTAAACGCTTTATCAGCGTGCACCGTGAAAAGGTGGATGTGGAAAAAGTGGCCACCGGTGAAGTGTGGTTTGGCCAGCAGGCAATCGATAACCTGCTGGTGGATGACATAAAAACCAGCGATGAATACATTACTGCCCAATATGCCGATGCCCAGGTGTTTGAGTTGCGTTACGAGCAGCCCAAAAGTTTACCGCAAAAGTTGGGGCTGGCCGCAGAAACAGCCTTCGACCGCGTGTTTACCAAAGCCTGGCAAACACTTACCCAGCGTTTTTCCGCTTAA
- a CDS encoding DUF934 domain-containing protein, with protein sequence MPKLVKDGAIAECSRQFLAKDATLDAITGSTDVVPLALWLAQKEALTSRGIDAVWVDTDETVDELRDSLNQLTLVAVHFPAFADGRGFSLGRLVRERFAFNGEIRAFGNVIQDQAHFLKRCGFNAMDFRAGTNLESAIQSLMDFSEHYQAAVDQPKPLFRRRAS encoded by the coding sequence ATGCCAAAGCTAGTTAAAGATGGCGCCATTGCAGAATGCAGCCGCCAGTTTCTTGCCAAAGACGCCACCCTTGATGCCATCACCGGCAGCACCGATGTAGTGCCGCTGGCACTCTGGCTGGCTCAAAAAGAGGCGCTCACCAGCCGTGGTATTGATGCAGTTTGGGTAGACACAGACGAAACTGTGGATGAGCTGCGCGACAGCCTCAACCAACTCACGCTGGTTGCCGTGCATTTTCCCGCCTTTGCTGATGGTCGTGGCTTTTCGCTGGGCCGGCTCGTGCGCGAGCGCTTTGCCTTTAACGGCGAGATTCGCGCCTTTGGCAATGTGATTCAGGATCAAGCGCATTTCCTGAAGCGCTGCGGCTTTAACGCCATGGACTTCCGTGCAGGCACCAATCTTGAAAGCGCTATTCAATCGCTGATGGACTTCAGCGAGCACTATCAGGCAGCCGTAGATCAGCCCAAGCCGTTGTTTCGGCGCAGAGCCAGCTAA
- a CDS encoding cation:proton antiporter: protein MADPTLFQSFFMIFTGAALVATIALYGRQPLLVAYILLGMALGPFGFQLITNVELISEISRVGIVFLLFLLGLDMQPKALFSVLKQATHIGIISSALFAIAGYAIGWLFGFSHLENLIIGMAMMFSSTIIGIKLLPTTVLHHKHTGDLMVGLLLLQDFLAIVCLMVLLSGDLGKVDLPTLGKTFLALPLVAVAAWLFVKWVLLKLIQTFDRFHEYIFLLAIGWCMGMAELSEYLGLSAEIGAFIAGITLATSPISQYIAISLKPLRDFFLIIFFFSIGARFNLDLLPDVALSATVMAATVLILKPVTYRFLLHRQSEQDHLAWDIGFRLGQISEFSLLIAFVAVNASLIGEKASTLIQATAIITFLVSSYIVVFNYPNPIAVSDKLRRD, encoded by the coding sequence ATGGCTGACCCCACCCTGTTTCAATCGTTTTTCATGATTTTCACTGGCGCAGCACTGGTGGCGACCATTGCCCTTTATGGTCGCCAGCCATTGCTCGTTGCCTATATTTTACTGGGCATGGCGCTGGGGCCCTTTGGTTTTCAACTTATTACCAATGTTGAATTAATCAGTGAAATATCGCGGGTGGGCATTGTATTTCTATTATTTTTGCTCGGCTTGGATATGCAGCCCAAGGCGCTATTTTCCGTATTAAAGCAAGCAACGCACATAGGCATTATCAGCTCGGCACTCTTTGCCATTGCAGGCTACGCCATTGGCTGGCTATTTGGCTTCAGCCACCTTGAGAATCTGATTATTGGTATGGCGATGATGTTTTCATCCACCATCATTGGCATTAAATTGCTGCCCACCACAGTACTGCATCACAAACACACTGGCGACTTAATGGTAGGCCTGCTGCTGCTACAGGATTTTCTGGCCATTGTTTGCCTGATGGTGCTGCTCAGTGGTGACCTTGGCAAGGTAGACCTGCCCACCCTTGGCAAAACCTTTTTGGCGCTGCCCCTGGTTGCCGTCGCAGCCTGGCTGTTTGTGAAATGGGTATTGTTAAAGCTCATCCAAACCTTCGACCGCTTTCACGAATATATATTTCTGTTAGCCATCGGCTGGTGCATGGGCATGGCGGAGCTCTCCGAATATTTGGGGCTATCGGCAGAAATTGGTGCCTTTATTGCCGGAATTACCCTGGCCACCAGCCCAATCTCACAATACATTGCCATTAGTTTGAAGCCCTTAAGGGATTTCTTTTTGATTATCTTTTTCTTTTCTATTGGTGCGCGCTTTAATCTAGACCTGCTACCGGATGTGGCTCTGAGCGCTACCGTCATGGCGGCAACTGTACTGATACTAAAACCTGTAACCTACCGTTTTTTATTGCACCGCCAAAGCGAACAAGACCATCTGGCCTGGGATATCGGCTTTCGCTTGGGCCAGATCAGTGAATTCAGCTTATTAATTGCATTCGTCGCAGTCAACGCATCGCTCATTGGCGAAAAAGCCTCAACGCTGATCCAGGCAACGGCCATCATTACCTTTTTGGTATCGAGCTACATTGTGGTATTTAACTACCCCAACCCCATTGCGGTGTCAGACAAACTTCGACGCGATTAA
- a CDS encoding 3-deoxy-7-phosphoheptulonate synthase, whose protein sequence is MTNRAVDDLNVVSQEILISPDALKTELPLTETALKSVTEGRQTIRNILDRKDHRVFVVIGPCSIHDVDAALDYARRLKKLADEVSDTLYVVMRVYFEKPRTTVGWKGLINDPYLNDSFKIQEGLHIGRKLLLDVAEMGLPTATEALDPISPQYLQDLISWSAIGARTTESQTHREMASGLSSAVGFKNGTDGSLTVAINALQSVANPHRFLGINENGQVSIIHTAGNAYGHVVLRGGNDKPNYDSVSVAMCEKELAAAKIAPNIMVDCSHANSNKKHDLQPLVLDNIANQILEGNKSIIGVMIESNIGAGNQKMTADKADLQYGVSITDACIDWETTEQCLRDMRNKIKDILPNR, encoded by the coding sequence ATGACTAACCGCGCAGTTGACGACTTGAATGTCGTATCCCAGGAAATCCTGATTTCGCCGGACGCCCTGAAAACCGAGCTGCCGTTAACGGAAACGGCTCTGAAATCTGTCACCGAAGGCCGGCAGACCATCCGCAACATCCTCGATCGCAAAGATCACCGGGTGTTTGTGGTTATTGGCCCCTGCTCCATCCACGATGTGGATGCCGCCCTCGATTATGCCCGGCGCCTGAAAAAGCTCGCCGACGAGGTGTCGGACACCTTGTATGTGGTGATGCGCGTGTATTTTGAAAAGCCCCGTACCACCGTGGGCTGGAAAGGCCTGATTAACGACCCCTACCTGAACGATTCCTTCAAGATTCAGGAAGGCCTGCACATCGGCCGTAAACTACTTTTGGATGTTGCCGAAATGGGCCTGCCCACGGCAACGGAAGCACTCGACCCCATCTCGCCACAGTACCTGCAAGATCTGATCAGCTGGTCGGCCATTGGGGCCCGCACCACCGAAAGCCAAACCCACCGCGAAATGGCCTCGGGCCTGTCTTCGGCTGTTGGCTTCAAGAACGGCACCGATGGCTCACTCACCGTTGCCATTAATGCCCTGCAATCGGTGGCCAACCCGCACCGCTTTTTGGGCATTAACGAAAACGGCCAGGTGTCGATCATTCACACTGCCGGCAATGCCTACGGCCATGTGGTTCTGCGCGGCGGCAACGACAAGCCAAACTACGACTCGGTCAGCGTTGCCATGTGCGAAAAAGAGCTGGCGGCGGCAAAGATTGCGCCCAACATTATGGTCGACTGCAGCCATGCCAACTCCAACAAGAAGCACGATTTGCAACCGCTGGTGTTAGACAACATTGCCAACCAGATACTGGAAGGCAACAAGTCCATCATTGGGGTAATGATCGAAAGCAACATTGGCGCAGGCAACCAGAAGATGACTGCCGACAAGGCAGACCTACAGTACGGGGTATCCATTACCGATGCCTGCATCGACTGGGAAACCACCGAGCAGTGCCTGCGCGATATGCGCAATAAAATCAAAGACATACTGCCAAATCGTTAA